The Corynebacterium comes genome window below encodes:
- a CDS encoding chorismate mutase — MTDAAEPQFEIRMPSGTDDPLSDAEIQQYRQEIDRLDQVILDAVQRRIKVSKAIGKTRMGSGGTRLVHNRELAIINQFREELGPEGTVIANALLQLGRGRLG, encoded by the coding sequence ATGACTGATGCTGCTGAACCCCAGTTCGAGATCCGCATGCCCTCCGGCACCGACGACCCCCTGTCCGACGCGGAGATCCAGCAGTACCGCCAGGAAATCGACCGCCTCGACCAGGTCATCCTCGACGCCGTGCAGCGTCGTATCAAGGTGTCCAAGGCGATCGGGAAGACCCGCATGGGTTCCGGTGGGACGCGCCTGGTGCACAACCGCGAGCTCGCCATCATCAACCAGTTCCGCGAGGAGCTCGGCCCCGAGGGCACCGTCATCGCCAACGCTCTGCTGCAGCTGGGACGCGGCCGACTGGGCTGA
- the pcrA gene encoding DNA helicase PcrA: MNSPFTQPSTDLTLGLNEQQKAAVEHEGSPLLIVAGAGSGKTAVLTRRIAHLMRNRGVAPWEILAITFTNKAAAEMRERVSGLVGPVAERMWVATFHSVCVRILRQQAQLVPGLNTNFTIYDSDDSRRLLSMIAKDHNLDLKKFTARVLANAISNLKNELITPAEARAEAEVTRAPFELTVAEVFGDYQRRLRSSNAVDFDDLIGEVVRIFQEHPQVTDHYRRRFRHVLIDEYQDTNHAQYMLISTLVGKGPDAPELCVVGDSDQSIYAFRGATIRNIEEFERDYPQARTILLEQNYRSTQTILNAANSVIARNDGRREKKLWTALGDGQQIIGYVADNEHDEARFIAGEIDALVDKGATYSDVAVMYRTNNASRALEDVFIRAGIPYKVVGGTRFYERREIRDIVAYLRILENPDDTVSLRRIINTPRRGIGDRAQAFIALQAQNNAVSFGAALMDAVDDKIPLLGARGRNAVVKFVAMMDTLRAEIPSMVNEVTGMPDLGELISRVLDITGYRAELEASNDPQDGARLDNLNELVSVAREFSSEAANQVAYAEMDGGEFEPEEGDPEPGSLQAFLEKVSLVADADQLPDNEQGVVTLMTLHTAKGLEFPVVFLTGWEDGQFPHLRALGDPKELAEERRLAYVGITRAREQLYITRAMLRSSWGNAVTNPPSRFLGEVPEELLEWRREEPENSWSGSWGGGGGSRSGSWGQPAQRSAMPKKPTLPKARSANSNLQLAVGDRVNHDKYGLGKVIASDGSGARATVTIDFGSSGKVRLMLIGGVPMEKL, from the coding sequence ATGAATTCGCCGTTTACACAGCCGTCCACTGATCTCACCCTCGGTCTCAATGAGCAGCAGAAGGCCGCCGTTGAACACGAGGGTTCCCCCCTGCTCATCGTGGCTGGTGCGGGCTCCGGAAAGACCGCAGTGCTCACCCGGAGGATCGCCCACCTCATGCGCAACCGGGGAGTCGCCCCCTGGGAGATCCTCGCCATCACGTTCACAAACAAGGCGGCCGCCGAGATGCGCGAGCGCGTCTCCGGACTGGTGGGTCCGGTGGCGGAGCGGATGTGGGTGGCCACGTTCCACTCGGTGTGTGTGCGGATCCTGCGGCAGCAGGCACAGCTGGTTCCGGGGTTGAACACCAATTTCACCATCTATGACTCGGATGATTCGCGTCGGCTGCTCAGCATGATCGCGAAAGACCACAACCTCGACCTGAAGAAGTTCACCGCCCGAGTGCTGGCCAACGCGATCTCGAACCTGAAGAACGAGCTCATCACCCCGGCGGAGGCGCGGGCGGAGGCAGAGGTCACCCGTGCCCCCTTCGAACTCACCGTCGCGGAGGTGTTCGGCGACTACCAGCGGCGCCTGCGGTCGTCGAATGCCGTGGACTTCGACGACCTCATCGGTGAGGTGGTGCGCATCTTCCAGGAGCACCCGCAGGTGACGGATCATTACCGCCGCCGCTTCCGTCACGTCCTCATCGACGAGTATCAGGACACCAACCACGCGCAGTACATGCTCATCTCCACACTCGTGGGGAAGGGCCCGGACGCCCCGGAGCTGTGCGTGGTGGGCGATTCTGACCAGTCGATCTACGCATTCCGTGGCGCGACGATCCGCAACATCGAGGAGTTCGAGCGGGACTATCCGCAGGCCCGGACGATCCTGCTGGAGCAGAACTACCGCTCGACCCAGACGATCCTCAACGCCGCCAACTCCGTGATCGCGCGCAATGACGGGCGCCGGGAGAAGAAGCTGTGGACCGCGCTCGGTGACGGCCAGCAGATCATCGGTTACGTGGCGGACAATGAGCATGATGAGGCACGCTTCATCGCCGGCGAGATCGACGCGCTCGTCGACAAGGGGGCGACCTACTCCGATGTCGCGGTGATGTACCGGACGAACAACGCGTCGCGCGCGCTGGAGGACGTGTTCATCCGTGCGGGCATCCCGTACAAGGTGGTCGGCGGTACCCGCTTCTACGAGCGCCGCGAGATCCGTGACATCGTCGCCTATCTCCGCATCCTGGAGAACCCGGATGACACGGTGAGTCTGCGGCGGATCATCAACACCCCGCGCCGGGGCATCGGTGACAGGGCACAGGCCTTCATTGCGCTGCAGGCGCAGAACAACGCGGTCTCCTTCGGCGCGGCGCTGATGGACGCCGTCGACGACAAGATTCCCCTCCTCGGTGCCAGAGGCCGGAACGCGGTGGTGAAGTTCGTCGCGATGATGGACACCCTGCGTGCGGAGATACCGTCGATGGTCAACGAGGTCACGGGTATGCCGGATCTGGGCGAACTGATTTCCCGGGTGCTTGACATCACCGGTTACCGGGCAGAACTGGAGGCGAGCAATGACCCGCAGGACGGGGCACGCCTGGACAACCTCAACGAGCTGGTGTCGGTGGCCCGCGAATTTTCCTCCGAGGCGGCGAACCAGGTCGCCTACGCGGAGATGGACGGCGGCGAGTTCGAGCCGGAGGAGGGTGATCCGGAGCCGGGGTCGCTGCAGGCGTTCCTGGAGAAGGTCTCGCTGGTGGCGGACGCGGACCAGCTCCCCGACAACGAGCAGGGCGTGGTCACCCTGATGACCCTGCACACCGCGAAGGGGCTGGAATTCCCGGTGGTGTTCCTCACCGGTTGGGAGGACGGACAGTTCCCGCACCTGCGTGCGCTGGGAGATCCGAAGGAGCTGGCGGAGGAGCGGCGCCTGGCCTACGTGGGTATCACGCGGGCCCGGGAGCAGCTGTACATCACCCGGGCGATGCTGCGTTCCTCGTGGGGTAACGCGGTGACCAACCCGCCGAGCCGCTTCCTCGGTGAGGTGCCGGAGGAGCTGCTCGAGTGGCGTCGTGAGGAGCCCGAGAACTCCTGGTCCGGTTCCTGGGGCGGTGGTGGCGGGTCCCGGTCGGGTTCCTGGGGCCAGCCCGCGCAGCGCAGTGCGATGCCGAAGAAGCCGACCCTGCCGAAGGCCCGCAGCGCCAACAGCAATCTGCAGTTGGCGGTGGGGGACCGGGTCAACCACGACAAGTATGGGCTGGGCAAGGTCATCGCATCCGACGGATCGGGGGCCAGGGCCACGGTGACCATTGACTTCGGTTCCTCGGGCAAGGTGCGGCTCATGCTGATCGGCGGAGTGCCGATGGAGAAGCTCTAG
- a CDS encoding antibiotic biosynthesis monooxygenase family protein, with the protein MSIIKINAISVPEGAGPELENRFAARKQAVDGSPGFEGFQLLRPVKGEDRYFVVTRWADEESYAAWRDGNARAAHGGNQKPVASGAELLEFEVVLDSNDR; encoded by the coding sequence ATGAGCATCATCAAGATCAACGCCATTTCCGTTCCCGAGGGTGCAGGCCCCGAGCTCGAGAACCGTTTCGCCGCCCGGAAACAGGCCGTGGACGGTTCTCCCGGATTCGAGGGCTTCCAGCTGCTGCGTCCCGTGAAGGGCGAGGACCGTTACTTCGTGGTCACCCGCTGGGCGGACGAGGAGTCCTACGCCGCATGGCGTGACGGCAACGCACGCGCCGCCCACGGGGGGAATCAGAAGCCCGTGGCCAGCGGTGCTGAGCTGCTCGAATTCGAAGTGGTGCTCGACTCCAACGACAGGTAG
- the pgi gene encoding glucose-6-phosphate isomerase, whose protein sequence is MVDITTSAEWKNLEAVYERTQAATLRELFAADPQRAEKFTFDAAGLHVDLSKNLVDDETVDALITLAKEAQLSEAIEKMFTGAHLNNTEDRAVLHTALRLPVEADLEVDGQDVAADVHEVLGRMRDFASALRSGKWLGHTGHTIKKIVNIGIGGSDLGPAMATKALRSYAIAGITAEFVSNVDPSDMAATLDTLDPGSTLFIIASKTFTTQETLSNAHAAKRWLLEAFDGDERAVAKHFVAVSTNAEKVAEFGIDTANMFGFWDWVGGRYSVDSAIGLSLMAVIGPKDYMRFLEGFHAMDEHFRAMPFERNVPVLMALLGIWYVNFHGFETHAVLPYSQDLARFPAYLQQLTMESNGKSVRRDGSAVSHSTGEIYWGEPGTNGQHAFYQLMHQGTRVVPADFIGFARPKDELPTATGEGSMHDLLMGNLFAQTKVLAFGKNAEEIAAEGVTGDLVPHKVMPGNRPTTAILAQELTPAVLGALIALYEHITFVQGVIWDINSFDQWGVELGKQQASQLAAAVSGKEEADSGDASTDALIGWYRSNRDD, encoded by the coding sequence ATGGTCGACATCACCACCTCCGCAGAATGGAAGAACCTCGAGGCCGTGTACGAGCGGACCCAGGCAGCTACCCTGCGCGAGCTGTTCGCCGCAGATCCGCAGCGTGCGGAAAAGTTCACTTTCGACGCCGCGGGCCTGCACGTGGACCTGTCGAAGAACCTGGTGGATGATGAGACCGTTGACGCCCTGATCACCCTGGCCAAGGAGGCCCAGCTCTCCGAGGCGATCGAGAAGATGTTCACCGGAGCGCACCTCAACAACACCGAGGATCGCGCTGTGCTGCACACCGCGCTGCGCCTGCCCGTGGAGGCAGACCTGGAGGTCGACGGCCAGGACGTCGCCGCAGACGTCCACGAGGTCCTCGGTCGGATGCGGGACTTCGCCTCCGCGCTGCGCTCGGGCAAATGGTTGGGCCACACCGGCCACACCATCAAGAAGATCGTCAACATCGGCATCGGTGGCTCCGATCTCGGCCCCGCGATGGCGACGAAGGCACTGCGTTCCTACGCCATCGCCGGCATCACCGCGGAGTTCGTCTCCAACGTGGATCCGTCCGACATGGCCGCCACCCTGGACACCCTCGACCCGGGGTCGACGCTGTTCATCATCGCCTCCAAGACGTTCACCACCCAGGAAACCCTGTCCAACGCCCATGCCGCGAAGCGCTGGCTGCTCGAGGCCTTCGACGGGGACGAACGTGCCGTGGCAAAGCATTTCGTCGCGGTGTCCACCAACGCGGAAAAGGTCGCCGAGTTCGGCATCGACACAGCGAACATGTTCGGCTTCTGGGACTGGGTGGGCGGCCGCTACTCCGTGGACTCCGCCATCGGGCTGTCGCTGATGGCCGTCATCGGCCCGAAGGACTACATGCGTTTCCTCGAGGGCTTCCATGCGATGGACGAGCACTTCCGTGCCATGCCCTTCGAGAGGAACGTGCCTGTCCTGATGGCGCTGCTGGGCATCTGGTACGTCAACTTCCACGGCTTCGAGACCCACGCGGTGCTCCCCTACTCCCAGGACCTGGCCCGCTTCCCCGCCTACCTGCAGCAGCTGACGATGGAGTCCAACGGCAAATCCGTCCGACGCGACGGTTCAGCGGTCAGCCACTCCACCGGTGAGATCTACTGGGGTGAGCCCGGCACCAACGGCCAGCACGCCTTCTACCAGCTCATGCACCAGGGCACCCGCGTCGTGCCGGCGGATTTCATCGGCTTCGCCCGCCCCAAGGATGAGCTGCCGACCGCCACCGGCGAGGGTTCCATGCACGACCTGCTCATGGGCAACCTCTTCGCCCAGACCAAGGTGCTGGCCTTCGGCAAGAACGCGGAGGAGATCGCCGCAGAAGGTGTGACCGGGGACCTGGTGCCCCACAAGGTGATGCCGGGCAACCGCCCGACCACCGCCATCCTGGCGCAGGAGCTGACCCCGGCCGTGCTGGGTGCGTTGATCGCGCTCTACGAGCACATCACCTTCGTGCAGGGGGTCATCTGGGACATCAACTCCTTCGATCAGTGGGGCGTTGAGCTGGGTAAGCAGCAGGCGAGTCAGCTGGCGGCAGCAGTGTCCGGCAAGGAGGAGGCCGATTCCGGCGACGCCTCCACCGACGCCCTGATCGGGTGGTACCGCAGCAACCGTGACGATTAG
- a CDS encoding M23 family metallopeptidase, with protein MTRTCTKALIAAAFLSTGLGSAVVAPAAGAQEASFQVTGEGVTDADLNDLITALNAVGKLAETLEATSESSGDGTTDGTDLQVILDPLEALSSAISVVSPDSLIDVELDDVVSAVRMSPVRGETADGRTVVFPTSGRYTSGYGARWGATHEGIDIADPVGTPVLAVMDGEVISAGPADGFGQWVRLKHDDGSISVYGHVNTVDVPVGQRVTAGDQIATLGNEGRSTGPHLHFEIRPTGNGPVDPVSWFAQQGIDVA; from the coding sequence ATGACTCGAACCTGCACCAAGGCTCTTATCGCAGCCGCATTTCTCTCCACCGGCCTGGGATCGGCGGTGGTGGCCCCTGCGGCAGGTGCACAGGAAGCCTCTTTCCAGGTGACCGGGGAGGGCGTGACGGATGCCGACCTCAACGATCTGATCACCGCCCTCAACGCCGTGGGCAAACTGGCGGAGACCCTCGAGGCCACCAGTGAAAGCAGTGGCGACGGGACCACCGACGGCACCGACCTGCAGGTGATACTCGACCCGCTCGAGGCCCTCTCCTCGGCCATCTCCGTCGTCTCCCCGGACAGCCTCATCGATGTGGAGCTGGACGACGTCGTCAGCGCCGTCCGGATGTCCCCGGTCCGGGGTGAAACCGCCGACGGCCGCACCGTCGTGTTCCCCACCTCCGGTCGCTACACCTCCGGCTACGGCGCTCGTTGGGGTGCCACACACGAGGGCATCGACATAGCGGATCCCGTCGGCACCCCGGTCCTCGCCGTCATGGACGGTGAGGTCATCTCCGCCGGACCCGCCGACGGCTTCGGCCAGTGGGTCCGGCTGAAGCACGACGACGGCTCGATCTCCGTGTACGGCCACGTCAACACCGTCGACGTCCCCGTGGGCCAGCGGGTGACCGCCGGCGACCAGATCGCGACCCTCGGCAATGAGGGCCGTTCCACCGGGCCGCACCTTCACTTTGAGATCCGCCCCACCGGAAACGGCCCCGTCGATCCCGTCAGCTGGTTCGCCCAGCAGGGCATCGACGTCGCCTAG
- a CDS encoding FtsX-like permease family protein: MRAFRASIRVTRRDALRHPLMSLLAVLIVAIPTAMLSYFLVREESRATAYELSFAPTTATYIGGQCRQSPDGYSHECSKAADERPQQEILLDVLPHGFTAELVVSGPATLESPGAVSQTSLTQVDPGVPQAPSPGDIRLTTPQREQLGVAQGDTVTVTAEGTTVEVTVSSDTPGTDALLSHPTVIDPATFRTSPALWAVWHLEGTRALTWDDVEKLNGVGFTVQSPEILGAPPPSAAGLDGRSPGLVDPPLEFLWTLMTLVSGVVVALLVVQLFSPVFAISVNRQSRTFALMSAQGAAPRHIIWAALTYGALAGLIGATVGVLFGAAAAYVLWLRQYPDWPVEIPWIGLPAVWATAVAASTAATLLPAWLAARADAFSGVPEAASGRMLRRQRWVWTGPGLLVASLILLGVSLLSPPPPNFEDLNWASLASTLGGLTGFIGVAFTAPAVVRLIGLQVSRPLPARLAARDMVRQPLRSMPAVAAIAALVTLSTFFMVQSESFDDRATAWERQTYRPGVIAVPDSPRLEETISAISDVVGPLTRVEVHGISYDWSSPRYAFLVAEPELVEPCNAGEPCGPPVWVPGPQSLFDAPVVIASPLLLDALSVPATMPSGAAMLVSGDVEVEEATFRLQSEVKEPFGDTENVGNKVTLRISPILPETVTDWMPTPEAFEQFGVGSEFLGEMVIAERPITTQMRTELSGIDANIRIPGVPPERESAPQFYVTGIVIFIVTLVLLVSVGQMRQRNALLESIGAPPHLSRAVTASAGALITLSGSVLGLIAGHAGALFTSQSLIRYVSVDWWLILGLVVIAPLSAALIGWAITPGTVLPDHLPE, encoded by the coding sequence ATGAGGGCGTTCAGGGCGTCGATACGCGTGACCCGGCGCGATGCCCTGCGCCACCCCCTGATGTCCCTCCTCGCCGTCCTGATCGTCGCCATCCCGACGGCAATGCTCAGTTACTTCCTCGTCCGGGAGGAGTCCCGTGCCACCGCCTACGAGCTGAGCTTCGCACCCACCACCGCGACGTACATCGGCGGACAGTGCAGGCAGTCGCCCGACGGTTACTCCCACGAATGCTCGAAGGCAGCCGACGAGCGCCCGCAGCAGGAGATCCTCCTCGACGTTCTTCCTCACGGCTTCACCGCGGAGCTGGTGGTCTCCGGACCGGCCACGCTGGAGAGTCCCGGCGCGGTGAGTCAGACGTCCCTGACCCAGGTGGATCCCGGCGTCCCCCAGGCCCCATCCCCCGGGGATATCCGCCTGACGACACCCCAGCGGGAGCAACTGGGGGTGGCGCAGGGCGACACCGTCACCGTGACTGCCGAAGGCACGACCGTCGAGGTGACGGTGTCCAGCGACACCCCGGGGACCGACGCCCTGCTGTCACACCCCACGGTCATTGATCCGGCCACCTTCCGCACGTCCCCCGCCCTGTGGGCCGTCTGGCACCTCGAGGGGACCCGCGCGTTGACGTGGGACGACGTCGAGAAGCTGAATGGGGTCGGATTCACCGTCCAGAGTCCTGAGATCCTCGGCGCTCCCCCACCGTCCGCAGCGGGACTGGACGGCCGTTCTCCGGGCCTCGTCGATCCGCCGTTGGAGTTCCTGTGGACGCTGATGACACTTGTCTCCGGGGTGGTTGTGGCGTTGCTTGTGGTGCAGCTCTTCTCCCCGGTCTTCGCCATCTCGGTGAACCGGCAGTCACGGACGTTCGCGCTCATGTCCGCCCAGGGCGCGGCTCCCCGCCACATCATCTGGGCTGCGCTGACCTACGGAGCTCTCGCGGGACTGATCGGCGCCACCGTCGGTGTCCTCTTCGGCGCCGCCGCCGCCTACGTGCTGTGGCTCAGGCAGTATCCGGACTGGCCCGTCGAGATTCCGTGGATCGGCCTGCCTGCCGTGTGGGCAACGGCGGTCGCGGCCTCGACCGCCGCCACCCTGCTCCCCGCCTGGCTCGCGGCACGGGCAGACGCCTTCAGCGGTGTCCCGGAGGCCGCCTCCGGGAGGATGCTGCGACGACAGCGGTGGGTGTGGACGGGGCCCGGTCTGCTTGTCGCTTCCCTCATCCTCCTCGGCGTCAGCCTGCTGTCCCCTCCGCCACCGAACTTCGAGGACCTCAACTGGGCGTCGTTGGCCTCCACGCTCGGCGGTCTCACCGGTTTCATCGGCGTCGCCTTCACCGCACCCGCCGTCGTCCGGCTCATCGGGCTTCAGGTCAGTCGGCCGCTGCCCGCCCGCCTTGCGGCGCGGGACATGGTTCGTCAGCCTCTGCGGTCGATGCCTGCGGTCGCGGCCATCGCCGCGCTGGTGACGCTGTCGACGTTCTTCATGGTCCAGTCGGAGTCCTTCGACGACCGTGCCACAGCGTGGGAGAGACAGACCTACCGGCCCGGGGTCATCGCGGTGCCGGACTCACCTCGGCTCGAGGAGACGATCAGCGCCATCTCCGACGTCGTCGGCCCCCTCACCCGTGTAGAAGTCCACGGCATCAGCTACGACTGGTCGTCCCCGCGCTACGCCTTCCTCGTCGCCGAACCTGAGCTGGTGGAGCCCTGCAACGCCGGCGAGCCCTGCGGTCCCCCGGTGTGGGTCCCCGGCCCCCAGTCCCTGTTCGACGCCCCTGTCGTCATCGCTTCTCCGCTGCTTCTCGACGCCCTCTCCGTCCCCGCCACCATGCCCTCCGGCGCCGCGATGCTCGTGTCCGGCGATGTGGAGGTCGAGGAGGCGACCTTCCGGCTGCAGAGCGAAGTCAAGGAACCCTTCGGGGACACGGAGAACGTGGGAAACAAGGTGACCCTGCGGATCAGTCCGATTCTCCCCGAGACAGTCACGGACTGGATGCCCACGCCCGAGGCCTTCGAGCAGTTCGGGGTCGGGTCGGAGTTCCTGGGGGAGATGGTCATCGCCGAGCGTCCCATCACCACGCAGATGCGGACCGAGCTCTCCGGGATCGACGCGAACATCCGCATCCCCGGCGTGCCGCCGGAGCGTGAGTCGGCCCCACAGTTCTACGTCACCGGCATCGTCATCTTCATCGTGACCCTGGTGCTGCTGGTGTCCGTGGGGCAGATGCGTCAGCGGAACGCACTGCTGGAGTCCATCGGTGCGCCGCCACACCTGTCCCGGGCCGTCACCGCCTCCGCAGGTGCGCTGATCACGCTGTCGGGTTCCGTCCTGGGACTCATCGCGGGCCATGCAGGGGCGCTGTTCACATCCCAGTCGCTCATCCGCTACGTCAGCGTCGACTGGTGGCTGATTCTGGGGCTGGTGGTGATCGCCCCCCTTTCCGCCGCGTTGATCGGCTGGGCGATCACCCCGGGGACCGTGTTGCCGGACCATCTCCCGGAGTAG
- a CDS encoding ABC transporter ATP-binding protein produces the protein MSPGSRYPLELQSVSCLLGSGERTVIALDEVSLAVSPGELVAVVGPSGSGKSTLLHVAGLLRPPTSGRVLLEGVDVSHLTRARAAEARRRRIGLVFQSHNLIPTLTLAENIALPLELDNTRATGIEEALAGVGLEGMGKRFPDEISDGQSQLAAIARALIGPRTVLLADEPTGDLDLTTGNLVLSTLRRCIDSGGSGLLLTHDPEVAGWAHRIVRIRDGRLV, from the coding sequence ATGTCCCCCGGTTCCCGGTACCCCCTTGAATTACAGAGTGTCTCCTGTCTGCTCGGTAGCGGCGAACGTACTGTCATCGCCCTGGACGAGGTCTCTCTCGCCGTCAGCCCGGGCGAGCTCGTTGCCGTGGTGGGCCCCTCAGGTTCGGGTAAGTCGACCCTGCTCCACGTCGCTGGTCTCCTCCGGCCACCCACGTCCGGGCGCGTGCTCCTCGAAGGCGTCGACGTCTCGCACCTCACCCGCGCCCGGGCGGCCGAGGCCCGCCGACGGAGGATCGGCCTGGTGTTCCAGAGCCACAACCTGATCCCCACCCTGACGCTCGCCGAGAACATCGCCCTGCCCCTGGAGCTCGACAACACACGGGCCACAGGTATAGAGGAAGCGCTTGCCGGCGTGGGACTTGAGGGCATGGGAAAGCGGTTCCCCGATGAGATCTCCGACGGCCAGTCCCAGCTCGCCGCCATCGCCCGTGCCCTCATCGGCCCGCGCACAGTGCTGCTCGCCGATGAACCCACCGGCGATCTGGATCTGACGACCGGCAACCTGGTTCTCAGTACTCTTCGTCGTTGCATCGACTCCGGCGGCTCCGGCCTGCTGCTCACCCACGATCCCGAGGTCGCAGGCTGGGCACACCGGATCGTCCGGATCAGGGACGGCAGGCTGGTATGA
- a CDS encoding M23 family metallopeptidase, translating to MRQQAQRSAAGRHRRITSSQTTKGRIALVAVATGAVSTAGIGGAAAAQIQAQAPEQSATAATPQIELAANAADIAATSSEVAPQILSIAEYKPVAGLADQLTKAVEYSNVRAEVDQALRAPSVAKPAEGAFTSGYGPRWGTLHAGIDIANAVGTPILAIMDGTVIDSGPASGYGQWIRVQHDDGAVSVYGHMETLAVGVGERVHAGQNIAGMGSRGFSTGSHLHFEIHPSGNGAVDPVPWFAERGVTIQ from the coding sequence ATGCGACAGCAGGCTCAGCGATCGGCAGCAGGCAGGCACCGCAGGATCACCTCCTCGCAGACGACGAAGGGCCGTATCGCCCTCGTCGCCGTAGCAACCGGTGCAGTATCCACCGCCGGCATCGGCGGCGCAGCAGCCGCGCAGATCCAGGCGCAGGCTCCGGAGCAGTCCGCCACCGCTGCCACCCCGCAGATCGAGCTCGCTGCCAACGCCGCGGACATCGCCGCCACCTCCTCCGAGGTTGCACCGCAGATCCTCAGCATCGCCGAGTACAAGCCGGTCGCCGGTCTGGCCGACCAGCTGACCAAGGCCGTCGAGTACAGCAACGTGCGCGCCGAGGTCGACCAGGCCCTCCGCGCCCCCTCCGTGGCCAAGCCGGCCGAGGGTGCATTCACCTCCGGTTACGGCCCGCGCTGGGGCACCCTCCACGCAGGCATCGACATCGCCAACGCCGTTGGCACCCCGATCCTCGCGATCATGGACGGCACCGTCATCGACTCCGGTCCGGCCTCCGGCTACGGCCAGTGGATCCGCGTCCAGCACGACGACGGTGCGGTCTCCGTTTACGGCCACATGGAAACCCTCGCCGTCGGCGTCGGTGAGCGCGTCCACGCCGGCCAGAACATCGCCGGCATGGGTAGCCGCGGTTTTTCCACCGGTTCCCACCTCCACTTCGAGATCCACCCCTCCGGCAACGGCGCGGTCGACCCGGTTCCGTGGTTCGCGGAGCGCGGCGTCACCATCCAGTAG
- a CDS encoding NAD-dependent succinate-semialdehyde dehydrogenase: MNPTDLETLITDAPKGLFINGQFGDAAGQATFEVIDPSDASVLASVASASEADARRALDSICAAQAGWAATSARERSEILRRTFELIHDHVEQLTYLQSAELGRALPDSKAEVTYGAEFFRWFAEEGVRVRGDYRHSPAGHSRIIVHEQPVGPCLAITPWNFPLAMGARKIAPALAAGCTMIIKPASKTPLTMLYLAKLLAEAGLPDGVLAVVPTGSSSNISALLDDPRLRKLTFTGSTEVGQMLAAKAAAHSMKVSLELGGNAPFIVCEDADLDLAAEAVATAKMRGAGQVCIAANRFLVHASVEEEFVARAIRVMESFRLGRGTDEGVSYGPLSGADQLEKVTALVDDAVNRGASRPLGKELPAGLDPEGFYFPATVLTDIPVGADILSTEIFGPVLAVTTFETDDEAIAMANDTPFGLAAYVFSGNLTHALSLAERVEAGMVAVNKGALSDPAAPFGGVKESGLGREGGFEGIHEFLEPKFISLPM, from the coding sequence ATGAACCCCACCGATCTGGAAACCCTCATCACCGATGCCCCGAAGGGTCTGTTCATCAACGGCCAGTTCGGGGACGCCGCCGGGCAGGCGACCTTCGAGGTGATCGACCCTTCGGACGCCAGTGTGCTCGCGTCGGTCGCGTCGGCCTCCGAGGCGGACGCCCGCCGCGCGCTTGACTCCATCTGCGCGGCTCAAGCCGGGTGGGCCGCCACATCCGCCCGCGAGCGCTCCGAAATCCTGCGCCGCACCTTCGAACTCATCCACGACCATGTCGAGCAGCTGACGTACCTCCAGTCCGCCGAGCTCGGTCGCGCGCTCCCGGACTCAAAGGCCGAGGTCACCTACGGTGCGGAGTTCTTCCGCTGGTTCGCGGAGGAGGGCGTGCGCGTGCGCGGCGACTACCGCCACAGCCCCGCCGGGCATTCCCGCATCATCGTCCACGAGCAGCCCGTCGGCCCCTGTCTGGCCATCACCCCGTGGAACTTCCCGCTGGCCATGGGCGCGCGCAAGATCGCACCAGCCCTGGCCGCCGGCTGCACGATGATCATCAAACCGGCGTCGAAGACGCCGTTGACCATGCTGTATCTGGCGAAGCTCCTCGCCGAGGCGGGTCTTCCCGACGGTGTCCTCGCCGTCGTCCCCACCGGTTCCAGCTCGAATATCTCCGCGCTTCTCGACGACCCCCGACTGCGCAAGCTCACCTTCACCGGATCGACCGAGGTCGGTCAGATGCTCGCCGCGAAGGCTGCGGCGCACTCCATGAAGGTGTCGCTGGAACTCGGCGGCAACGCCCCCTTCATCGTGTGCGAGGACGCCGACCTCGACCTTGCCGCCGAGGCCGTGGCCACCGCGAAGATGCGGGGTGCGGGTCAGGTGTGCATCGCGGCGAACCGCTTCCTCGTCCACGCATCGGTCGAGGAGGAGTTCGTGGCCCGCGCCATCAGGGTCATGGAGTCCTTCCGCCTCGGCCGGGGCACCGATGAAGGTGTGTCCTACGGTCCGCTCTCCGGAGCGGACCAGCTGGAGAAGGTCACCGCGCTTGTCGACGACGCCGTCAACCGCGGCGCCTCCCGCCCCCTCGGCAAAGAACTTCCGGCGGGGCTCGACCCCGAGGGCTTCTATTTCCCGGCGACGGTGCTCACCGACATCCCTGTCGGCGCGGACATCCTCAGCACCGAGATCTTCGGCCCCGTGCTGGCGGTGACCACCTTCGAGACCGACGACGAGGCCATCGCCATGGCCAACGACACCCCCTTCGGTCTGGCCGCCTACGTCTTCTCGGGGAACCTCACGCATGCGCTCTCCCTGGCCGAGCGCGTCGAGGCCGGCATGGTCGCGGTGAACAAGGGCGCGCTCTCTGACCCGGCCGCACCCTTCGGCGGGGTCAAGGAATCCGGCCTCGGTCGCGAGGGCGGATTCGAGGGCATCCACGAATTCCTCGAGCCGAAGTTCATCTCGCTGCCGATGTGA